A genomic stretch from Halorhodospira halophila SL1 includes:
- a CDS encoding NifB/NifX family molybdenum-iron cluster-binding protein, with amino-acid sequence MTVRHLKVADNEVQEATHPGSVRIAFATGDRHTVDQHFGLASGFAIYQVGCSGTRLLEVAAIEEPADAAPDCDRLTPRLEVVDGCAALYCNAIGAPAVRRLLAQQCQPRKVPPGTAIDAVIGRLIAQLRERPPAWLGRALRGDPPGEERFDAMEATGWRAD; translated from the coding sequence ATGACAGTCCGCCACCTGAAGGTCGCCGACAACGAGGTCCAGGAGGCCACCCACCCCGGATCGGTCCGCATCGCCTTCGCCACTGGCGACCGGCACACCGTGGATCAGCACTTCGGGCTGGCCAGCGGCTTCGCCATCTATCAGGTGGGCTGCTCAGGCACCCGGCTGCTGGAGGTGGCCGCCATCGAGGAGCCCGCCGACGCGGCGCCCGACTGCGACCGCCTCACCCCCCGCCTGGAGGTGGTCGACGGCTGCGCCGCCCTCTACTGCAACGCCATCGGCGCCCCGGCCGTGCGACGCCTGCTGGCGCAGCAGTGCCAGCCGCGCAAGGTCCCCCCCGGCACCGCCATCGACGCCGTGATCGGCCGCCTGATCGCGCAGTTGCGCGAGCGCCCGCCGGCGTGGCTCGGCCGCGCCCTGCGCGGCGACCCGCCCGGCGAAGAGCGCTTCGACGCCATGGAAGCCACCGGCTGGCGCGCCGACTGA
- the nifE gene encoding nitrogenase iron-molybdenum cofactor biosynthesis protein NifE — protein sequence MRNQEIAALLDEPGCAHNQGSKSGCARPTPGAAAGGCAFDGAQITLLPVADAAHIVHGPIGCAGSSWDNRGTRSTGPTLWRIGMTTDLSEQDVIMGRGEARLFHAIKQAVDDHAPAAVFVYNTCVPALTGDDIEAVCRSAERRWGTPVVPVDCAGFYGSKNLGNRIAGEAVVQHIVGTREPEPVPAERRPRDHQVHDVGLIGEFNIAGEFWNVLPLLDELGLRLLGSLSGDARYRELQTLHRAEANMLVCSKALLNVARTLEERYGIPYFEGSFYGVADTSAALRGFAGLIDDPDLSARTEQVIAREEARADAALEPYRERLRGRRALLYTGGVKSWSVVSALQDLGMEVVATGTRKSTEADKARIRELMGEQAQMLESGAPRTLIDTVRAHQADVLIAGGRNMYTALKARIPFLDINQERPHAYAGYTGMVELARQLCRSIESPIWPQVREPAPWERQ from the coding sequence ATGCGAAACCAGGAGATCGCCGCCCTCCTCGACGAACCGGGCTGCGCCCACAACCAGGGCAGCAAATCGGGCTGCGCGCGCCCCACGCCGGGCGCCGCCGCTGGTGGATGCGCCTTCGACGGCGCCCAGATCACCCTGCTGCCGGTGGCCGACGCCGCGCACATCGTCCACGGCCCCATCGGCTGCGCCGGCAGCTCCTGGGACAACCGCGGCACCCGCTCCACCGGCCCCACCCTGTGGCGCATCGGCATGACCACCGACCTCAGCGAGCAGGACGTGATCATGGGCCGGGGCGAGGCGCGGCTGTTCCACGCCATCAAGCAGGCGGTGGACGATCACGCCCCGGCGGCGGTCTTCGTCTACAACACCTGCGTCCCGGCGTTGACCGGCGACGACATCGAGGCGGTGTGCCGCAGCGCCGAGCGCCGCTGGGGGACCCCGGTGGTTCCGGTGGACTGCGCCGGCTTCTACGGCAGCAAGAACCTCGGCAACCGCATCGCCGGCGAGGCGGTGGTCCAGCACATCGTCGGCACCCGCGAACCGGAGCCGGTGCCGGCGGAGCGCCGGCCGCGGGATCACCAGGTCCACGACGTCGGCCTGATCGGCGAGTTCAACATCGCCGGCGAGTTCTGGAACGTGCTGCCGCTGCTCGACGAGCTCGGCCTGCGCCTGCTCGGCAGCCTCTCCGGCGACGCCCGCTACCGCGAGCTGCAGACCCTGCACCGCGCCGAGGCCAACATGCTGGTCTGCTCCAAGGCCCTGCTCAACGTGGCCCGCACCCTGGAAGAGCGCTACGGCATCCCGTATTTCGAGGGCAGCTTCTACGGCGTCGCCGATACCTCCGCGGCCCTGCGCGGCTTCGCCGGGCTGATCGACGACCCAGACCTGAGCGCACGCACCGAGCAGGTCATCGCCCGCGAGGAGGCCCGTGCCGATGCCGCCCTGGAGCCCTACCGCGAGCGCCTGCGCGGCCGCCGGGCCCTGCTCTACACCGGCGGCGTGAAGAGCTGGTCGGTGGTCTCGGCGCTGCAGGACCTGGGCATGGAGGTGGTCGCCACCGGCACCCGCAAGTCCACCGAGGCGGACAAGGCGCGCATCCGCGAGCTGATGGGCGAGCAGGCGCAGATGCTGGAAAGCGGTGCGCCGCGGACGCTGATCGACACCGTCCGCGCCCACCAGGCCGACGTGCTCATCGCCGGCGGGCGCAACATGTACACCGCCCTCAAGGCGCGGATCCCGTTCCTGGACATCAACCAGGAGCGCCCCCACGCCTACGCCGGCTACACCGGCATGGTGGAGCTGGCCCGCCAACTGTGCCGCAGCATCGAGAGCCCGATCTGGCCGCAGGTGCGTGAGCCGGCTCCCTGGGAACGGCAGTAA
- a CDS encoding YbgA family protein, protein MSRPSDQTASQPQIPVGVSSCLLGEEVRYDGSHKRNPFVTEALSRYFRYVPVCPEVAIGLPTPRPPIRLELDADNRVRVRGVRDRQTDVTEAMEAFGREKGRELHWLSGYILKAKSPSCGMERVKVYKPDGHPAGIPGRGAYARTLMEANPLLPVEEEGRLNDPSLREGFVCRVFCYYRWQRLVEAGLTPKALVDFHAEHKLLLMAHDDQRMRELGRLVSTLGERSLEAVADEYIHGFMAALARPATRGRHANVLYHLLGYLKRELDPADKQEVVSVIEQYRTGMVPLIVPVMLLRHHFRHWPDPYVERQFYLYWSPPELALLNQV, encoded by the coding sequence ATGAGCCGGCCAAGCGATCAGACCGCGTCGCAGCCGCAGATTCCGGTGGGCGTGAGCAGCTGCCTGCTCGGCGAGGAGGTGCGCTACGACGGCAGTCACAAGCGCAACCCCTTCGTTACCGAGGCACTCTCGCGCTACTTCCGCTACGTGCCCGTCTGCCCCGAGGTGGCCATCGGGCTGCCCACCCCGCGGCCGCCGATCCGCCTGGAGCTGGATGCGGACAACCGGGTGCGCGTGCGCGGGGTGCGGGATCGGCAGACCGACGTCACCGAGGCCATGGAGGCCTTCGGCCGCGAGAAGGGGCGGGAGCTCCACTGGCTCAGCGGCTACATCCTCAAGGCCAAGTCGCCGAGCTGCGGTATGGAGCGCGTCAAGGTCTACAAACCCGACGGCCATCCGGCCGGTATCCCCGGGCGGGGCGCCTATGCACGGACGCTGATGGAGGCCAACCCACTGCTCCCGGTGGAGGAGGAGGGACGGCTCAACGATCCGTCCCTGCGTGAGGGCTTTGTCTGCCGGGTCTTCTGCTACTACCGTTGGCAGCGCCTGGTCGAGGCGGGCCTGACGCCCAAGGCGCTGGTGGATTTCCACGCCGAGCACAAGCTGTTGCTCATGGCCCACGACGATCAGCGCATGCGCGAGCTGGGGCGGCTGGTCTCGACGCTGGGCGAGCGGTCGCTGGAGGCGGTGGCCGACGAGTACATCCACGGGTTCATGGCGGCCCTGGCCCGGCCGGCGACGCGCGGCCGGCACGCCAACGTGCTCTACCACCTGCTCGGCTATCTCAAACGCGAGCTGGACCCGGCGGACAAGCAAGAGGTGGTGAGTGTCATCGAGCAGTACCGCACCGGTATGGTGCCGTTGATCGTCCCGGTGATGCTGTTGCGTCACCACTTCCGCCACTGGCCGGATCCCTATGTGGAGCGGCAGTTCTATCTCTACTGGAGTCCGCCGGAACTGGCGCTGCTCAATCAGGTCTGA
- the nifN gene encoding nitrogenase iron-molybdenum cofactor biosynthesis protein NifN: MTRIERSTSPLSVNPLKASQPVGGTLATLGFRGAVPLLHGAQGCTAFGKVYFVRHFNEPIPLQTTAIDPISAVLGADDNVLGALDTLCGKSAPALITLLTTGLSEAEGTDIERLVRTFREAHPEHAGTAVVPVNTPDFVGSLESGYAATVEAIIEHLVPEAASAGTRPGRAARQVNLLLSDAVSPGDAEALCELLEAFGLEPVAIPDLGASMDGHLEDGDFSPVTTDGTPLDALRECGNAAATVVVGASLHAAADRLRARTGVPDYRFDHLMGLHATDRLVMVLCAIAGREVPPPRVQRQRRQLQDALLDTHSVLGTTPVGVAAEADLLAGLTTLLHDAGAEVTTAVAPERSPVLDGLPAGRVAVGDLEALEHHGREDGVELILGSGHAAATAGRLGVPILQCGYPIWERVGLHARPRVGYRGSRDTLFELANTLLEHREVHGDVRPYRSIYRSADAA, translated from the coding sequence ATGACCCGCATCGAACGATCCACCAGCCCGCTGAGCGTCAACCCGCTGAAGGCCAGCCAACCGGTGGGCGGCACCCTGGCGACCCTCGGCTTCCGGGGGGCCGTGCCCCTGCTCCACGGCGCCCAGGGCTGCACCGCCTTCGGCAAGGTCTACTTCGTCCGCCACTTCAACGAGCCGATCCCGCTGCAGACCACCGCCATCGACCCGATCAGCGCGGTGCTCGGCGCCGACGACAACGTCCTCGGCGCCCTGGACACCCTGTGCGGTAAGTCGGCACCGGCGCTGATCACCCTGCTGACCACCGGGCTCTCCGAGGCCGAGGGGACGGACATCGAGCGCCTGGTGCGCACCTTCCGCGAGGCACACCCGGAGCACGCCGGCACCGCGGTGGTCCCGGTGAACACCCCGGATTTCGTCGGCAGCCTGGAGAGCGGCTACGCCGCCACGGTGGAGGCGATCATCGAGCACCTGGTCCCCGAGGCGGCCAGCGCCGGCACCCGGCCCGGACGGGCGGCGCGCCAGGTCAACCTGCTCCTCTCCGACGCCGTCTCCCCCGGCGACGCCGAGGCCCTCTGCGAACTGCTCGAGGCGTTCGGACTGGAACCGGTGGCCATCCCCGATCTGGGCGCCTCCATGGACGGCCACCTGGAGGACGGGGACTTCAGCCCGGTGACCACCGACGGCACGCCGCTGGACGCCCTGCGCGAATGCGGCAACGCCGCCGCCACCGTGGTCGTCGGCGCCTCGCTGCACGCCGCAGCCGACCGGCTGCGGGCCCGCACCGGGGTGCCGGACTACCGCTTCGACCACCTGATGGGGCTGCACGCCACGGACCGGCTGGTCATGGTCCTGTGTGCCATCGCCGGCCGCGAAGTGCCACCACCGCGGGTCCAGCGCCAGCGCCGGCAGCTCCAGGACGCCCTGCTCGATACCCACTCGGTGCTGGGCACGACGCCGGTGGGGGTGGCCGCCGAGGCCGACCTGCTCGCCGGGCTGACCACCCTGCTCCACGACGCCGGCGCCGAGGTGACCACCGCGGTGGCCCCGGAGCGCTCGCCGGTCCTCGACGGGCTGCCCGCCGGGCGGGTGGCGGTGGGGGACCTGGAGGCCCTGGAGCACCACGGCCGCGAGGACGGCGTCGAGCTGATCCTCGGCAGCGGCCACGCCGCCGCCACCGCCGGCCGGCTGGGGGTACCGATCCTGCAGTGCGGCTACCCGATCTGGGAGCGCGTCGGGCTGCACGCCCGCCCCCGGGTGGGCTACCGCGGCAGCCGCGACACCCTCTTCGAGCTGGCCAACACCCTTCTTGAGCATCGCGAGGTGCACGGCGACGTGCGCCCCTACCGCTCGATCTACCGCAGCGCGGACGCCGCCTGA
- a CDS encoding HAD family hydrolase, which produces MIRPPLRALTFDLDDTLWSVDDVLAAAEQTLHDYLRDAYPVVAERFDPDTMRQLRRELAAARPELTRNATTLRRATMAEIARSCGIDGAAAERFVEQTFAVFLEARQSRVAPFPEVLPALRDLAGRFRIGVITNGNADVYRTELGPYVHFVVRGVDIDIPKPEPEIFALACEHAGAPPGEVLHVGDDPDSDAAGALAAGMQAALICRYGPPEPSHGVPDCLMVPDMAALRRAILRSVDASVDADG; this is translated from the coding sequence ATGATCCGTCCCCCCCTGCGGGCCCTGACCTTCGACCTCGACGACACCCTCTGGTCCGTCGACGATGTCCTCGCGGCGGCCGAGCAGACCCTCCACGACTATCTGCGCGACGCCTACCCGGTGGTGGCCGAGCGCTTCGATCCCGACACCATGCGGCAGCTGCGCCGCGAACTGGCCGCCGCGCGCCCGGAACTCACACGCAACGCCACCACCCTGCGCCGTGCCACCATGGCTGAGATCGCCCGCAGCTGCGGGATCGACGGAGCCGCGGCGGAGCGGTTCGTGGAGCAGACCTTCGCCGTGTTCCTCGAGGCGCGGCAGAGCCGGGTGGCCCCGTTCCCCGAAGTGCTGCCGGCCCTGCGCGATCTGGCCGGGCGGTTCCGTATCGGCGTGATCACCAACGGCAACGCCGATGTCTACCGCACCGAACTCGGCCCCTACGTCCACTTCGTGGTGCGCGGCGTGGACATCGACATTCCCAAGCCCGAGCCGGAGATCTTCGCCCTGGCCTGCGAGCACGCCGGGGCGCCCCCCGGCGAGGTTCTGCACGTGGGGGATGACCCGGACAGCGACGCCGCCGGGGCGCTGGCCGCCGGCATGCAGGCGGCGTTGATCTGCCGTTACGGCCCGCCGGAGCCGTCCCACGGCGTGCCCGACTGCCTGATGGTCCCGGACATGGCGGCGCTGCGCCGGGCGATCCTGCGCAGCGTGGATGCAAGCGTGGATGCGGATGGCTAG
- the dnaQ gene encoding DNA polymerase III subunit epsilon — MRQILLDTETTGMDPTEGHRIIEIGCVELVRRRLTGNNFHEYLNPDRAVDEGAENVHGLSNRFLADKPRFADIARRFVDYVQDAELIIHNAPFDVGFIDAELARLGPAWGQLEDYCTITDSLQMARRMHPGQRCSLDALCKRYSVDGSRRELHGALLDSELLAEVYLAMTGGQGKLSLEGEGLEPGGAEPVQRLSAERPRLRVPEPGELEREAHEQLLQRIEATCGGPALWRGSARGEEASGS; from the coding sequence ATGCGGCAGATCCTGCTCGACACCGAGACCACCGGCATGGACCCCACCGAGGGGCACCGCATCATCGAGATCGGGTGTGTCGAGCTGGTGCGCCGGCGGCTGACCGGCAACAACTTCCACGAGTACCTCAATCCGGACCGGGCAGTGGACGAGGGGGCGGAGAACGTCCACGGTCTGTCGAATCGTTTCCTGGCCGACAAGCCGCGCTTTGCCGACATCGCCCGGCGCTTCGTCGACTACGTCCAGGATGCCGAGCTGATCATCCACAACGCGCCCTTCGACGTCGGCTTCATCGACGCCGAGCTGGCCCGTCTGGGGCCGGCGTGGGGGCAGCTCGAGGACTACTGCACCATCACCGACTCGCTGCAGATGGCCCGGCGCATGCATCCGGGCCAGCGCTGCAGCCTCGATGCCCTGTGCAAGCGCTACAGCGTGGACGGCTCGCGCCGCGAACTCCACGGCGCGCTGCTCGACTCGGAACTGCTCGCCGAGGTCTACCTGGCCATGACCGGTGGTCAGGGCAAGCTCTCCCTGGAGGGCGAGGGCCTGGAGCCGGGCGGCGCCGAGCCGGTGCAGCGGCTGTCGGCGGAGCGGCCGCGGCTGCGCGTCCCGGAGCCCGGTGAACTCGAGCGCGAGGCCCACGAGCAGCTGCTCCAGCGCATCGAGGCCACCTGCGGCGGGCCGGCGTTGTGGCGCGGCTCGGCCCGTGGCGAGGAGGCGTCCGGATCATGA
- a CDS encoding efflux RND transporter periplasmic adaptor subunit, whose product MPLRSLLRKGWGAAAPVVVLMAAVLVLAALVWTRPDPPAEEPTEPSWVVATERAEPGVHQPLLRLFGYIESPSDVTVKSAVEADVVDVPARDGRVVEAGELLVRLDDGELRDILRQRQADLDELEAALRQERRAVEADREDLEAEEALLAIDQRRVARLEELVADNAASPSELDDAEESKERQRQAVIRARQSVDDAEERLAVAEARRDGAEAARDQARRDVGRTEVRAPFDGRVSAVPVGRGDRVSPGNELVGLYDTGELEVRVQIPTTRIGALYRARAADTAVRGEARVDGRELDLELDRLAGQTARERGGVEAIFTVADRHEDVALDRFAEVMLELPPEPGTLVVPYEALYGTDRLYIVESGGEDDDHKRLRGIEAQRLGEARRPDGRRGALIRAPEIEAGAQIVTTQIPQATDGLRVRVDPESR is encoded by the coding sequence GTGCCGTTACGTTCGTTGCTGCGAAAGGGTTGGGGGGCCGCTGCGCCCGTGGTGGTGCTGATGGCGGCCGTGCTGGTCCTGGCGGCGCTGGTCTGGACCCGCCCCGATCCGCCCGCCGAGGAGCCCACCGAACCCTCCTGGGTGGTGGCCACTGAGCGTGCCGAGCCCGGTGTCCACCAGCCGCTGCTGCGTCTGTTCGGCTACATCGAGTCGCCTTCGGACGTTACCGTCAAGTCGGCGGTGGAGGCTGACGTGGTCGACGTCCCGGCCCGCGACGGCCGGGTGGTGGAGGCCGGCGAGCTGCTGGTGCGCCTGGACGACGGCGAGCTGCGCGACATCCTCCGACAGCGCCAGGCGGATCTCGACGAACTGGAAGCGGCGCTGCGCCAGGAGCGCCGCGCCGTCGAGGCGGACCGCGAGGACCTGGAGGCCGAGGAGGCCCTGCTGGCCATCGACCAGCGGCGGGTGGCGCGGCTCGAGGAGCTGGTCGCCGACAACGCCGCCTCACCCTCGGAACTCGACGACGCCGAGGAGTCCAAGGAGCGCCAGCGCCAGGCGGTGATCCGGGCCCGGCAGTCGGTGGACGACGCCGAGGAGCGTCTGGCCGTGGCCGAGGCGCGCCGGGACGGCGCCGAGGCCGCCCGGGATCAGGCCCGGCGTGACGTGGGCCGCACCGAGGTGCGCGCCCCCTTCGACGGCCGGGTCAGCGCGGTGCCGGTGGGCCGGGGTGACCGGGTGAGCCCCGGTAACGAGCTCGTCGGTCTCTACGACACCGGCGAGCTGGAGGTCCGGGTGCAGATCCCCACCACGCGCATCGGTGCCCTCTACCGGGCCCGTGCTGCCGATACCGCGGTGCGCGGCGAAGCGCGGGTGGATGGCCGCGAACTCGACCTGGAGCTGGACCGGCTGGCCGGGCAGACCGCCCGCGAGCGCGGCGGGGTCGAGGCGATCTTCACCGTGGCCGACCGACACGAGGACGTGGCGCTGGATCGCTTCGCCGAGGTGATGCTGGAGCTGCCCCCGGAGCCCGGCACCCTGGTGGTCCCCTACGAGGCGCTCTACGGCACCGACCGGCTCTACATCGTCGAGTCGGGCGGGGAAGACGACGACCACAAGCGCCTGCGCGGTATCGAGGCCCAGCGCCTGGGCGAGGCGCGGCGCCCGGACGGCCGCCGCGGCGCCCTGATCCGCGCCCCGGAGATCGAAGCCGGGGCCCAGATCGTCACCACGCAGATCCCGCAGGCCACGGACGGGCTGCGCGTGCGCGTCGATCCGGAGAGCCGCTAG